From Pelosinus fermentans DSM 17108, the proteins below share one genomic window:
- the rbsK gene encoding ribokinase, giving the protein MSTLTKPILVVGSLNMDLVVTVAELPQKGETIFGKTFTTFPGGKGGNQAVTAAKLGSKVTMVGAVGRDEFGERLRCSLSQSGVATSYIASAETSTGTALITVDQRGANSIVVVPGANYACCQQDIDSALEAAEVPGILLVQNEIPETIVEYTIKAARGKGWTTILNPAPARLISEELLSTIDILIPNETEASVLTGGKAGAEDEAAQILLDRGAAAVIITLGNKGALCCTVEQKQQILPYKVDAVDTTAAGDAYVGALATALAEGKTVLESAKFAAAVAAIAVTKAGAQPSLPWRDEVDAFIRKQGGQQ; this is encoded by the coding sequence ATGAGCACATTGACAAAACCAATACTGGTTGTGGGCAGCCTAAATATGGATTTAGTGGTAACCGTTGCGGAGCTGCCCCAAAAGGGTGAAACTATTTTCGGGAAAACGTTTACAACCTTTCCTGGCGGCAAGGGCGGGAACCAAGCGGTGACTGCGGCTAAATTGGGATCGAAGGTAACAATGGTAGGAGCTGTCGGACGGGATGAATTTGGTGAAAGGTTACGGTGCAGTCTTTCACAAAGCGGAGTAGCTACTTCCTATATAGCTTCAGCTGAAACTTCTACTGGTACAGCATTAATTACAGTGGATCAAAGGGGAGCCAATTCCATCGTGGTAGTGCCGGGAGCTAATTACGCATGCTGCCAGCAAGACATAGATTCAGCATTGGAAGCGGCAGAAGTGCCTGGAATTCTTCTTGTACAGAATGAAATACCAGAAACAATCGTGGAATATACAATTAAGGCTGCCAGGGGGAAAGGATGGACTACCATTTTGAATCCTGCACCAGCCCGTTTGATTTCAGAGGAACTCTTATCCACGATCGATATTCTGATTCCCAATGAGACCGAAGCATCAGTGCTTACGGGCGGAAAAGCTGGCGCAGAAGATGAAGCGGCACAAATACTGTTAGACAGGGGCGCAGCAGCCGTCATTATTACGTTAGGGAATAAAGGGGCCTTATGCTGTACCGTAGAACAGAAGCAGCAGATACTCCCCTATAAGGTAGACGCAGTAGATACGACTGCTGCTGGAGATGCCTATGTCGGCGCATTAGCTACTGCCTTAGCAGAGGGGAAAACAGTACTGGAAAGTGCAAAATTTGCAGCAGCTGTAGCGGCTATAGCAGTGACGAAGGCCGGAGCCCAGCCATCATTGCCTTGGCGAGATGAAGTGGACGCGTTTATTCGT